Proteins co-encoded in one Malus sylvestris chromosome 7, drMalSylv7.2, whole genome shotgun sequence genomic window:
- the LOC126629148 gene encoding protein NCA1 — protein MMTPVCPFAKAGRPSEPSKKETSADTATIPPKCPLGYDSQTFKLGPLSCMICHALMFDSAKCVPCSHSFCQACISRFKDCPLCGADIEKIEADSNLQGLVDRFIEGHARIKRSHNAEDNQDSTNDSNKNEDKNNKRVIYEDVSLERGAFLVQQAMRAFRAQNIESAKSRLSLCAEDIRGQLETMGNTSELCSQLGAVLGMLGDCCRATGDAGSAVSYFEESVEFLSKLPRNDWEIMHTLSISLNKIGDLKYYDGDLKSARSYYFQSLNVRRDAVKHDPNVPSQILDLAVSFAKVADVDRNLGDEDVAVDEFEEGIKLLESLTLKSEESALEERRLSVMEFLKSQIAEKQTSGVGSAPEERTAEI, from the exons atgatgacgCCAGTGTGCCCATTCGCGAAAGCCGGTCGGCCATCAGAGCCAAGCAAGAAAGAGACCTCAGCTGACACCGCTACAATTCCCCCAAAATGCCCCTTGGGTTACGATTCTCAGACCTTCAAGCTTGGCCCTCTCAGCTGTATGATTTGCCACGCCCTTATGTTCGACTCTGCCAAATGCGTCCCTTGTTCTCACTCCTTCTGCCA AGCTTGTATATCAAGGTTCAAGGATTGTCCTTTGTGTGGAGCTGACATTGAGAAGATTGAAGCCGACTCGAATCTTCAGGGTTTGGTGGATCGCTTCATTGAAGGCCATGCCCGAATCAAGAGGTCTCATAATGCAGAGGATAATCAGGATTCAACAAATGACAGTAACAAGAATGAGGATAAGAATAACAAGAGAGTTATATACGAAGACGTGTCTTTGGAGAGAGGGGCTTTCTTGGTGCAACAGGCCATGAGG GCATTCCGAGCCCAGAATATAGAAAGTGCCAAATCTAGACTTAGTCTTTGTGCAGAAGACATCAGAGGTCAGTTAGAAACGATGGGTAACACATCAGAGTTGTGTTCTCAGCTTGGAGCGGTTCTCGGGATGCTTGGCGACTGCTG TCGGGCTACAGGAGATGCTGGTTCTGCAGTCAGTTACTTTGAAGAGAGTGTTGAGTTTCTTTCAAAACTGCCAAGAAATGATTGGGAG atAATGCATACACTCTCTATTTCACTTAATAAAATTGGAGATCTCAAATATTATGACGGAGACCTCAAATCTGCACGATCTTACTACTTCCAGTCATTGAATGTTCGACGTGATGCTGTCAAGCATGATCCAAATGTTCCATCCCAG ATTCTGGATCTAGCTGTTTCATTTGCAAAAGTTGCAGACGTTGACAGGAATCTAGGGGACGAGGATGTGGCAGTTGATGAATTTGAAGAAGGCATAAAATTGTTGGAATCTTTGACATTAAAATCCGAAGAGAGTGCCCTTGAGGAACGG CGGCTTTCAGTGATGGAGTTCCTTAAAAGTCAAATTGCGGAGAAGCAAACATCTGGCGTCGGTTCTGCCCCTGAAGAAAGAACCGCAGAGATCTAG